One genomic window of Eptesicus fuscus isolate TK198812 chromosome 6, DD_ASM_mEF_20220401, whole genome shotgun sequence includes the following:
- the ANGPTL4 gene encoding angiopoietin-related protein 4 isoform X1, with protein sequence MRCAPTAGAALVLCAATAGLLSAQGRPAPAEPPPRYASWDEVNVLAHGLLQLGHGLREHAERTRGQLGALERRLSACGAACREPGTAAAPPHVPASPVSRGEAVPETLRSLQVRAIQTQLKAQNSRIELLFQKVAQQQRHLEKQHLRIQNLQSQVGLLAPTHLGRGVAKPARRKRLPKMSQPVGSTHNITHLHRLPRDCQELFEEGERQSGLFQIQPQGSLPFLVNCKMTSDGGWTIIQRRQDGSVDFNQPWEAYKTGFGDPQGEFWLGLEKMHLILGDHGSHLAVQLQDWEGNAKSLQFPIRLGGEDTAYSLQLTAPMAGELGATTMTPSSLSLPFSTWDQDHDLHGDKNCAKNLSGGWWFGTCSHSNLNGQYFHSIPPQRQQRKKGIFWKTWRGRYYPLQATTMLIQPRTDEAAS encoded by the exons ATGCGCTGTGCGCCCACGGCCGGAGCAGCCCTGGTGCTGTGCGCTGCCACCGCCGGGCTGCTGAGCGCGCAGGGCCGCCCCGCGCCGGCCGAGCCGCCGCCCCGCTACGCGTCCTGGGACGAGGTGAACGTGCTGGCTCACGGGCTCCTACAGCTCGGGCACGGGCTGCGGGAACACGCGGAGCGCACCCGGGGGCAGTTGGGCGCGCTGGAGCGGCGTCTGAGCGCGTGCGGGGCCGCCTGCAGGGAGCCGGGAACAGCCGCCGCGCCCCCGCACGTGCCCGCAAGTCCGGTCTCCCGGGGCGAGGCCGTCCCTGAGACCCTCCGCAGCCTGCAGGTACGTGCTATCCAG ACTCAGCTCAAGGCTCAGAACAGCAGGATCGAGCTGCTCTtccaaaaggtggcccaacagcAGCGCCACCTGGAGAAGCAGCACCTGAGAATCCAGAACCTGCAGAGCCAG GTGGGCCTCCTGGCCCCCACGCACCTGGGCCGCGGCGTGGCCAAGCCTGCCAGGAGGAAGAGGCTGCCCAAGATGTCCCAGCCTGTTGGCTCCACTCACAACATAACCCACCTACACA GGCTGCCCAGGGACTGCCAAGAGCTGTTTGAAGAGGGAGAACGGCAAAGTGGACTATTCCAGATCCAGCCTCAGGGGTCCCTGCCTTTCCTGGTTAACTGCAAGATGACCTCAG ATGGAGGCTGGACCATAATTCAGAGGCGCCAGGATGGCTCCGTGGATTTCAATCAGCCCTGGGAAGCCTATAAGACTGGCTTTGGAGATCCCCAAG GAGAGTTCTGGCTGGGCCTAGAGAAGATGCACCTGATCTTGGGGGACCATGGCAGCCACCTGGCTGTGCAGCTGCAGGACTGGGAAGGCAATGCCAAGTCATTGCAGTTCCCCATCCGCCTGGGTGGTGAGGACACAGCCTACAGCCTGCAGCTAACAGCACCCATGGCCGGCGAGCTGGGTGCCACCACTATGACACCCAGcagcctctcccttcccttctccactTGGGACCAGGACCACGACCTCCATGGGGACAAGAACTGTGCGAAGAACCTCTCTG GAGGCTGGTGGTTTGGTACTTGCAGCCACTCGAACCTTAATGGCCAGTACTTCCACTCCATTCCTCCGCAGCGGCAGCAGCGTAAGAAGGGCATCTTCTGGAAGACGTGGCGGGGCCGCTACTACCCGCTGCAGGCCACCACCATGCTGATCCAGCCCAGAACGGATGAAGCAGCCTCTTAG
- the ANGPTL4 gene encoding angiopoietin-related protein 4 isoform X2 gives MRCAPTAGAALVLCAATAGLLSAQGRPAPAEPPPRYASWDEVNVLAHGLLQLGHGLREHAERTRGQLGALERRLSACGAACREPGTAAAPPHVPASPVSRGEAVPETLRSLQTQLKAQNSRIELLFQKVAQQQRHLEKQHLRIQNLQSQVGLLAPTHLGRGVAKPARRKRLPKMSQPVGSTHNITHLHRLPRDCQELFEEGERQSGLFQIQPQGSLPFLVNCKMTSDGGWTIIQRRQDGSVDFNQPWEAYKTGFGDPQGEFWLGLEKMHLILGDHGSHLAVQLQDWEGNAKSLQFPIRLGGEDTAYSLQLTAPMAGELGATTMTPSSLSLPFSTWDQDHDLHGDKNCAKNLSGGWWFGTCSHSNLNGQYFHSIPPQRQQRKKGIFWKTWRGRYYPLQATTMLIQPRTDEAAS, from the exons ATGCGCTGTGCGCCCACGGCCGGAGCAGCCCTGGTGCTGTGCGCTGCCACCGCCGGGCTGCTGAGCGCGCAGGGCCGCCCCGCGCCGGCCGAGCCGCCGCCCCGCTACGCGTCCTGGGACGAGGTGAACGTGCTGGCTCACGGGCTCCTACAGCTCGGGCACGGGCTGCGGGAACACGCGGAGCGCACCCGGGGGCAGTTGGGCGCGCTGGAGCGGCGTCTGAGCGCGTGCGGGGCCGCCTGCAGGGAGCCGGGAACAGCCGCCGCGCCCCCGCACGTGCCCGCAAGTCCGGTCTCCCGGGGCGAGGCCGTCCCTGAGACCCTCCGCAGCCTGCAG ACTCAGCTCAAGGCTCAGAACAGCAGGATCGAGCTGCTCTtccaaaaggtggcccaacagcAGCGCCACCTGGAGAAGCAGCACCTGAGAATCCAGAACCTGCAGAGCCAG GTGGGCCTCCTGGCCCCCACGCACCTGGGCCGCGGCGTGGCCAAGCCTGCCAGGAGGAAGAGGCTGCCCAAGATGTCCCAGCCTGTTGGCTCCACTCACAACATAACCCACCTACACA GGCTGCCCAGGGACTGCCAAGAGCTGTTTGAAGAGGGAGAACGGCAAAGTGGACTATTCCAGATCCAGCCTCAGGGGTCCCTGCCTTTCCTGGTTAACTGCAAGATGACCTCAG ATGGAGGCTGGACCATAATTCAGAGGCGCCAGGATGGCTCCGTGGATTTCAATCAGCCCTGGGAAGCCTATAAGACTGGCTTTGGAGATCCCCAAG GAGAGTTCTGGCTGGGCCTAGAGAAGATGCACCTGATCTTGGGGGACCATGGCAGCCACCTGGCTGTGCAGCTGCAGGACTGGGAAGGCAATGCCAAGTCATTGCAGTTCCCCATCCGCCTGGGTGGTGAGGACACAGCCTACAGCCTGCAGCTAACAGCACCCATGGCCGGCGAGCTGGGTGCCACCACTATGACACCCAGcagcctctcccttcccttctccactTGGGACCAGGACCACGACCTCCATGGGGACAAGAACTGTGCGAAGAACCTCTCTG GAGGCTGGTGGTTTGGTACTTGCAGCCACTCGAACCTTAATGGCCAGTACTTCCACTCCATTCCTCCGCAGCGGCAGCAGCGTAAGAAGGGCATCTTCTGGAAGACGTGGCGGGGCCGCTACTACCCGCTGCAGGCCACCACCATGCTGATCCAGCCCAGAACGGATGAAGCAGCCTCTTAG
- the RAB11B gene encoding ras-related protein Rab-11B, which produces MGTRDDEYDYLFKVVLIGDSGVGKSNLLSRFTRNEFNLESKSTIGVEFATRSIQVDGKTIKAQIWDTAGQERYRAITSAYYRGAVGALLVYDIAKHLTYENVERWLKELRDHADSNIVIMLVGNKSDLRHLRAVPTDEARAFAEKNNLSFIETSALDSTNVEEAFKNILTEIYRIVSQKQIADRAAHDESPGNNVVDISVPPTTDGQKPSKLQCCQNL; this is translated from the exons ATGGGGACCCGGGACGACGAATACGACTACCTATTCAAAG TGGTGCTCATCGGGGACTCGGGTGTGGGGAAGAGCAACCTGCTGTCCCGCTTCACCCGCAACGAATTCAACCTGGAGAGCAAGAGCACCATTGGTGTGGAGTTCGCCACCCGCAGCATCCAGGTGGACGGCAAGACCATCAAGGCGCAGATCTGGGACACCGCTGGCCAGGAACGCTACCGTGCCATCACCTCCGC GTACTACCGAGGTGCAGTAGGTGCACTGCTGGTGTATGACATCGCCAAGCACCTGACATACGAGAATGTGGAACGCTGGCTGAAGGAGCTGAGGGACCATGCTGACAGTAACATCGTCATCATGCTGGTGGGCAACAAGAGCGACCTGCGCCACCTGCGGGCTGTGCCCACTGATGAGGCCCGAGCCTTCGCAG AGAAGAACAACTTGTCCTTCATTGAGACCTCAGCCTTGGACTCCACCAACGTAGAGGAAGCTTTCAAGAACATTCTCACAG AGATCTACCGCATTGTGTCACAGAAGCAAATTGCAGACCGCGCAGCCCATGACGAGTCCCCTGGTAACAACGTGGTGGACATCAGTGTGCCACCCACTACTGATGGACAGAAACCGAGCAAGCTGCAGTGCTGCCAGAACCTGTGA